CCTGTTTCTCAAGTCGCACTGACCTGGAGGAATCGTGCGAGACACCGACGCGGCACAACCGGATAACGCGAAGACGACCGACGTTCCGACGTCGGTCGGCGGGCGCGTGGGCACCTTCCGCTACTTCCGCCTCGAGGACCGCTGGGAGTGGTCGGAGGCCGTAGCCGAGATGCACGGCTATGAGCCGGGACAGGTGAACCCCACCACGGCCCTGATGATGTCGCACAAGCATCCCGACGACGCCGCCAGCGTCGCGCTGCTGATCGAGACGGTCACCGGTCAGGGCCGGCCGTTCAGCAGCCGCCACCGCATCATCGACAAGCAGGGCAATGTCCACCCGGTGCTGGTCATCGGCGAGCGGATGCGTGACGAGAACGGCGACATCATCGGCACCCAGGGGCTGTATGTGGACCTCGCCAACGTCGACGAGACCGGCACGGTCGACGCCGCGATCGCCGACTTCACCGAACACCGGTCGATCATCGAGCAGGCCAAAGGGGTGCTGATGCTGACCTACGGCATCTCCGCCGAGCGGGCGTTCGACATCCTGGTGTGGCGCTCACAGGACAGCAACACCAAACTGCGGCTACTGGCCCGGCAGGTCGTCGAGGACTTCACCACCACACTGGCGGTGCCGACGGAGCTGCGCGAGCGGGCCGACCATCTGCTGCTGACCGCGCATCAGCGCGTCACCGCGGTGGGCGCGCGCAGCGACGCCTGCTGATCGCTCAGCGCACCAACCGGCGCAGGCACGCCGAGGCGAGCACGACGCCCGCGACCGCCGCGACGACGAGCACGCCGACGTCGAGCAGCGCGTTGGTCGGTGTGCCGATGAGCAGTCCGCGCAACGCGTTGACCTCGTAGCTGAGCGGATTGACCGTCGACAGCCAGCGCAGCCACTCGGGCATCACGTCGACCGGATACAGCGCGTTGGAGGCGAAGAACAGCGGCATGGTGATCGCCTGCCCGATGCCCATCAATCGGTCGCGGTTGCGCACCAGCCCGGCCAGCGTCATCGACAGGCAGGCGAAGAACGCCGAGCCGAGCACGACGATGCCCATGGCGGCAAGGATTTTCAGCGGGTTGACGGTCATGTGCACCCCGAGCAGATAGGCCAGCAGGACCACACCGACGACCTGCACCACCGAGCGGACGCCGGCCGCGAACGCCTTGCCGGTCACCACCGCCGAGGCGGGCGCCGGCGTCACCATGAGCTTGGCGAGGATGCCCGCGTCGCGATCCCAGATGATCTGGATGCCGTAGAAGATGGAGATGAACAACGCCGACTGCGCGATGATGCCCGGGGCCAGGAACGCCAGGTACGACACATCGCCGGTATCGATGACCCGCAGCGCCGAAAACGTCTGCCCGAAGATCAGCAGCCAGAGCGCGGGTTGCACCATGCGGGTGAGCAATTCGGTGCGGTCGTGGCGGAGCTTCTGCAGTTCGACGAGCGCGAAGGCGCCGATCCGCAATGCCAGCCCCCGCACCCCGCGCCAGCCCCGCGGCGCGCGCACCAACACCGGCTCAACTGACACGACGCGCCGTCCTCCTGCTCGAGCGCACCGCGCGGAACCCGGCCTGCGAGGTGCCCTCGCCCAGATCGGTGCCCGCGTAATGGCGGAACACGTCCTCGAGGGTGGCTTCCGGTGACACCGTCTTCTTCAGCTCGGCCGGTGAGCCGACCGCCTGCAGCCGGCCGCGGTCCATCAGCGCCACCCGGTCGCAGAGCGCGTCGGCCTCCTCCATGTAGTGGGTGGTCAGCAGGACCGTCATGCCGAAGTTCTGCTGCATGTACTGCACCTGTGCCCAGACCCCGTCGCGGGCAATCGGATCCAGCCCCACGGTCGGCTCGTCGAGCAGCAGCAGCGACGGCCGGTTCACCAGCGCCTGGGCCAGCTCCAGGCGCCGCACCATCCCGCCGGAGTAGGTCCCGGCGAGGGCGTCGGCGACATCGTGGAGGTTCATCGCCGACAGCGCCTCGTCGACGCGGGCGCGGCGCTCCCGGCGAGGCACGTCGTAGAGCCGCGCGAACAGTTCGACGTTCTGTCGGCCGGTCAGAGCTTGCTCGATGGAAAGCTGTTGTGGCACATAGCCGATGTTGTGCCGGATGTCCATGGTGTGCCGACGCGAGTCGAGCCCGAACACCGCCACGTCACCGCGCTGCACCGGCGTCAGCGTGGTCAGCACCCGCACGACGGTCGTCTTGCCGGCGCCGTTGGGACCGAGCAGCCCCACCGTTTCACCGGGTGCGACCTGCAGGGTGAAGTCCTCGACGGCGGTGAAATCGCCGTAGCGGTGCGACAGTCCGCGGCAGTCGATCGCGAGGGTCTTGGTCATCGGCCTTTTTCCTGCAGCATGCGGGTCATCTCAGCGAGTACCACCAGCCCGCGGTGCAAATCCTCTTTCTGTTCGACGCTCATGTCGTCGAGCACCGCGGCCAGCGTGGCCCTGCGTGCCGCGCGTGACTCGTCGGCGATGCGCTGAGCGTGCTCGGCCAGGTGCAGCCGGCCGATCCGGCGGTCGTCGGCGTCGACCGTGCGCACCAGCATGCCGTCGGCGGCCAGCTTGGACACCAGCGTCGAGGCGGTGTTGGGCACCAGCGCCAGTTCGGCGGCCGCTTCGCGCACCGAGATTCCGGGACGACGGCCCACCAGCCGCAGCAACTCGACCTGCGACTGGGTCAGGCCGTTGGCGTCGAAACCGCGCCCCGCGCTGCGCCGCAGCTGCCTGCGGAACCGTCCGACCACGTCGAACAACTCGCCGATGACATCGGTGCCCGTCGCCATCCCCATACAATACCTCTGTCACAGAGGTATCCCCGCCCTCCCGTCCGGCGCTGCAGGATCGCGCCGTAACGTGTGGCCGATGTCCTGGGCGCTCCTGTTCGCCGCGGGAGTTCTCGGCGGTCTCACCGGCAGCATCGCCGGGCTCGCGTCGGTGGCCACCTACCCGGCCCTGCTGCTGGCGGGCCTGCCGCCGGTGACGGCGAACGTCACCAACACCGTGGCGCTGGTGTTCAACGGCATCGGGTCGGTGCTCGGCTCGCGCCCGGAGCTGCGCGGTCAGGGCCGCTGGATCCTTCGCACGCTGCCGGTCGCGCTGCTCGGCGGATTGGCGGGTGCGGTGCTGCTGCTGTCGACCCCGGCCGAGGGCTTCGAGAAGGCGGTGCCGATCCTGCTCGGCTTCGCATCGGTCGCGATCCTGCTGCCGCGCCGGCCCGGTGACCCGGACCGGCCGGGCAACCACCGGGTCCGCAGCGTGCTCGAAGCGCTGGCGATCTTCGCGATCTGCATCTACGGGGGCTACTTCGGCGCGGCCGCGGGCGTGCTGCTGCTGGCGCTGTTCCTGCGCACCGGCCACGCCTCCCTCGCCGAGGCCAACGCCGGCAAGAACGTCATCCTCGGCATCGCCAACGCCGTTGCCGCCGTGGTGTTCGCCGTCCTCGCACCGGTGCACTGGTGGGCGGTGCTGGTGCTGGGCCTCGGGTGCCTGCTCGGCTCACGGCTGGGTCCGGTCGTGGTGCGGCACGCACCGCCCGGTCCGGTGCGGGTGGCGATCGGCGCGGCCGGCGTGGCGCTGGCGGTCAAGCTCGGGCTCGACGCGTACGGCTAGCCCTCAGATCTCAAAGGGGCTGTCGCCCTTGGCCACCCGCGTGCCCACGTCGATGAGGTTCTGCGCGTTGGCGTGCAGCGCCTCCCCCGCCTCCCGGCTCGCCTGCCCGACGAGGAAACGCGACCAGGTGCCCTCGATGACGATGCCCAGCTTGAAACACGCCATCGCCAGATACCAGTCCAGGTGTTCGGTTCGCCGGCCGCCGGCGGCGAGATAGGCGTCGAGAAGCTCACGGCGGCTGGCCAATCCGCCCAACGCCGCCAGCCGCGCACCGGCGGTGATCACACTGGTCTCCAGCGGCCAGCAGATCAGCATCCAGCCGAGGTCCAGCAGCGGATCGCCGACCGTGCTCATCTCCCAGTCCACGAACGCCGCGAGTTCGGGCCGGTCCCGGCGCAGCAGCACATTGCTCAGATGCGGGTCCCCGTGCATGACACCGGGCCGGTTGTCGGGCGGCAGATTCGCCGTCAGCCACTCCGACAACTCGGTGACGCCCAGCGTCGCGGGGTCGTAGCGGTCGTGCCGGTAGCTCTCCAGCAGCCGGAGAAACTGCGGAACCTGGCGTTCGGTGAAGGAACCCGGCCGCTTGAGCTCGGCGAGCGGGCTGCCTTCCCACTCGACCTGGCCCAGTTGCGCCAGGCTCGCCGCATATGACAGACCCACCTGGTGCCGCATCGCGGGATCTTGCTCGTAGGCCTCGGACATGTCGTCGCCGGGATTGAACCCGTCGATCTCCTCCATCAGATAGAAGACGACACCCAGCACACTGAGGTCCTCGCAGCCGGCGATGAAGCCGGGGTGCGGCACCGAGGTACCCGCGAGCGTCCGCAGCGCCGCGATCTCGCGCAGCATCGTCTTGTCGCTCGTCGGCCGCGGATGTGCGGGCGGCCTGCGCAGCACCATCGGCCGGCCGTCGACCTTCAGGCGCACGACGATGTTCTGCGTGCCGCCGGTCAGCGGTTCGACATCGCTGACCGTGTCGCCCAGGCCCTGGCGGCGCACCCAGTCCTGCACCGCGGCCTGGTGGTCGGAACTCAGTGTCGGAAGCTGCTGCGCGTCGTCGGGCATGCAGACATGGTGTCAGGCCCGCCGCGCGGTCAGCACCAGATACTCCCATTCCATCGTCGACCCGCCGGCGAGGAAGGAGTCCCCGATCCGCGCGATGGCCGCGTCGAGTTCGGCGATCCGGTCCGCGTCGCCGTCGATGGTGCGGTAGGCGGCGATCGTCGGACCGTAGACGGATTTGAAGTAGTCGCAGAACTCGGCACCGGTCCCGAAGTGGTTGACCGGCAACGTGCGTCGCTCGGTGACGACGTCGGTCACCCCGGTACCGAGGAGACCCCGCACGTGGTCCTCGTCGCCCCACAGTGGTGGCGGCTGTGCACCCGGCGGCGGCGCGGGGGCATACGGCTTCATTGTCGAGAACAGCTGGCCGATGTGGCCCTGCGGAGTCCAGTTGATCAGCCCGATCCTGCCGCCCGGCCTGCACACCCGGATCAACTCGGCGGCCGCGCGCTGATGGAACGGCGCGAACATCACGCCGATGCACGACATCACCACATCGAACTCGGCGTCGTCGAAGGGCAGCGCGTGCGCGTTGGCCTCCTGCCACCGCAGCGTCACACCGCGTTCGGCGGCCAGCCGAGCGCCGTGATCGAGCAGGTCCGGACACAGGTCGCTGGCGATGACGTCGGCGCCGGCCTCCGCCGCCGGGATCGCCGCGTTCCCGGTACCGGCAGCCACGTCGAGGACGCGGTCACCGGGTCCGATGCCCGTCGCGGCGACGAGCACCGGCCCGAGTGGGGCGACGAGTTCGGCGGCCAGCCGCGGATAGTCGCCGGAGGCCCACATGGCGCGGTGCCTGGCGGCGATCTGGCTGTCGTCGACGATTGCGGTGGGTTGGGTCATGGTGGGCCTCCTAGTCGGTGCAGATATCGTCGCGCCGCCCGATCGTGCCGATCCAGTTCCAGATCTGTACCGGCAGTGGTTCGCCCCGCACCTGCCGCATGAGCAGGGGTGTCAGTCTTCGTAATTCAGGCACGCCTCGGCACCGTTGATGACGCCCTCGCGGAACGCCTTGACCCGCGCCCACCCCGCCCCCTGGCGTTCGACGTCGCCCTCGCCGCGGAACACCAGCAGCGCCTTGATCGCCTCGTCGAGGTCACCGGGCGAGATGTGGAAGGTGCTGGTGTCGGGGCGGTTGTAGAGGATGACGCTGGCGGTGTAGCCGCCGGCCAGACAGTCGCCGCGCAGCGTCGACGTCTTCTCGTCCGAGTCGTCGCCCAGCCGCGTCAGCGCCGCCAGGCCCCACTGGGTCGCCAGCAGCGACGCGACCGCGTAGTCGCCGCCCTGCTGGTACACGCGCGGCATTCCGAACTCGTTGTCCCAGGCGACGTAATCGTCTGGGACGCAATAGAACAGCACGTAGCCCTCGGCGAGGGTGTCGCCGCACATCGGCGGCGAATCGGGATGGAACGGTTCGATGCTGCGCAGCGGCGGCCACTGCTGCCCGCCTGCCAGCTCGGGATAGACCTGGCTGAAGTAGTCCTCGATGTCGTAGGGCACGCCGTTGACGATGGAGTCGTAGGGCGCGTTGCCTTCCCGGGCCGCGTCCACCACGTCGGTGAAGGGCAACTCGAGGACCATCGGTTCGTCGTCGCGGTAGTCCTTGCACCGGGCCAGGCCGTTGTCGTAGCCGTCCTGGAAGGCGCTGACCCGGTCGAAACCGCTGCCGTGCGCGTTCGGGTCGATGTGGGAGGTGCCCGGCGTGTCACGCAGGTCGAGGATGCCGGCGAGCGCGGTGTCCAGGTCGGCCGCCGTCACGTCGAAGACCCCGTCGTCCTTGGCGTGCCGCGCCCACGCGCCTGCGAAGCAGTCGGCCTGCAGTTCGCTGGTGACGGTGCGCGCGGTGAAGTTCGACCGGGTCTGCACGGCATGGCCCCATTCGTGCGCCATCACCACCGGGATCGCGAAGTCGCCGAACCGCTCCTGCAGATCGGGCAGCAGCAACTGGGCGTCCCATGCGACGACGTCCTCGGTCGAGCAGTAGAACGCGTTACCGGCCACCTCGTCCGGCGACGTCGTGCAGGGCGGCGCGGGACTGTCCTCGGTGACGGCGTGATAGCCGCCCGCGATCGGTTCGAACTCCTTGTCGTACAACGCGGGAAACTGTTCGCCCCAATACTGTTCGAGGTCGGCGATCGCCTGCATGGCGAGCTTGTTGACCGGCGCCGACGGGTCCCCTTCGATGGTCACCTTGCTGACGTCGGGCGACGCCGCGACCTTCGACTGGCCGGATGACGGGATCTGCGGGTCTGGGCTGCTGCACGCCGCGACCAGCAGCACAGCCGTCGCGACGACGCCCCGCTTCCAGTTCATGAGCAGACATTAGCTGCGGCTTCGTATTTTGGATAGCCGCGCGGCTGATCAGTCGAGGATCCGGCGCGCGACGTTGGTGGTGACCAGGTCCAACAATTCGTCGGCGCGGCCGGCCAGGATTGTCCGAATCGCGTAGAGCGAGAAACCCTTCGCTTGCTCGACGGTGATCGCCGGGGGGATCGACAGCTCCTGGCGCGCGGTGACCACGTCGACGACGGCGGGCCCGTCGTGCGCGAGCGCCTCAGCCAGTGCGGGCTGCAGGTCCGCCGGCTGCTCGACGCGACGGCCGAAGATGCCCATCGCGGTGGCGACGGCGGCGAAGTCGGGGTTGACGAGGTCGGTGCCGAAGTTGACGATCCCGGCGGCCTTCATCTCCAGTTCGACGAAGTTCAGCGACGAGTTGTTGAACACGATCACCTTGACCGGCAACCGGTTCTGGATCAACGTGACGAGTTCACCGAACAGCATCGTCAGGCCGCCGTCGCCGGCCAGCGCGATCACCTGCCGATCCCGGAACGCGGTCTGCGCGCCGATCGCCAGTGGCAGCGCGCAGGCCATCGTCCCGTGGTTGAACGACCCGATCAGGCGACGACGGCCGTTCATCGTCAGGTAGCGCGCCGCCCACACCACCGGCGAACCAACGTCGACGGTGAACACCGCGTCGTCACCGGCCAGCTGATTGGTCAGTCCCGCAACGTATTCCGGCCTGATCGGTGAACGGTCGCGGTCGTTGACGGCCAGTTCGTCGAGCCGCTGGCGGGTCTTGCGGTAGTGCCGCAGCGACCGGTCCAGATGGGCACGGTCGCTCTTCTGGCGCAGCAGCGGAAGCAGCGCGTCGAGCGTGTCGCCGACGCTGCCGACCAGACCGAGATCGACCGGGGTGCGGCGACCGAGATGACGGCCGCGGATGTCGACCTGGATGACCTTCGCGTGGTCGGGATAGAACTGCTGGTACGGGAAGTCGGTGCCCAGCATCAGCAGGATGTCGGCTTCCTTGATGGCCTTGTAGCCGGACGCGAACCCCAGCAGCCCGGTCATGCCGACGTCGAACGGGTTGTCGTACTCGATGAACTCCTTGCCGCGCAGCGCGTGCACCACCGGCGCGTTGAGCAGCCCGGCGGTGCGGATCAGCTTGTCGTGTGCGCCGGCGACGCCGGCCCCGCCGAGGATGGTCACCGCGGACGCGTCGTTGAGCAGCGCCGCGGCCTGTCGCAGGGACTCGTCGTCGGGCCGGATGACCGAGCGCGTCGCGGTGATCGGGCGTGGGCGCCAGTCGGATCCGCGCTGGCTGAAGATCTCGCCGGGGATCACCACCACCGCGACGCCGTTCTCCTCGACGGCGGCGCGCATCGCCATCTCGACGATGCGCGGTGCCATCTCGGGCGTGCTGACGAGTTCGCGGTAGACGCTGCACTCGCGGAACAGGTCCTGCGGATGCGTCTCCTGGAAGTACTCCGAGCCGATCTCGGTGCGCGGGATGTGCGCGGCGATCGCGAGCACCGGCACCCGGCTGCGCTGCGCGTCGAACAGCCCGTTGATCAGGTGCAGGTTGCCGGGGCCGCAGCTGCCTGCGCACACGGCCAGCCGGCCGGTCAGCGCGGCGTCGGCGGCCGCGGCGAACGCGGCGCTCTCTTCGTGGCGGACGTGTTCCCAGCTGATCTCACCCGAGCGGCGGATCGCGTCGGTGAACCCGTTGAGGCTGTCGCCCGGCAGACCGTAGACGCGGCGCACACCGCTGATCCGCAGGGCCTCGATGAGGTGGTCGGCAACGGTCGCCACCCGCTCACCCTATCGGCGATTTCGGTGTAGTTGGTGGCGGTCAGCGCCACCAACTACACCCAAGTCCACGCGAACTACTTGGGGGCGAAGCGCTGGCCGGCGTCCAGGCGCAGGCACTGGCCGTTGAGCATCGGGTTCTCGACGATCGCGGCGACCAGCTTCGCGTACTCCTCTGGCTTGCCGAGCCGCTTCGGGAACGCCGCGTCCTTGGTCAGCGCCTTGGCGAACTCGTCGGGGATGCCCTCGGTCAGGCCGGTGGCGAACAGGCTCGGCGCGATCGCCAGCGCGCGGATGCCGAGGCTGCCCATGTCGCGGGCCATCGTCAGGCACATGCCGGCGATGGCGGCCTTGGACGCGGTGTAGGCGACCTGCCCGATCTGGCCCTCGAACGCGGCGATCGAGGCGGTGTTGATGATGACGCCGCGCTCTTCCTGCTCGTCGTCGACGAGGTCCTGCTGGCTCATCTGCCAACCGGCCAGCCTGCTGATGTTGAAGGTGCCGATCAGGTTCAGGTCCACGCACTTGCGGAAGGTGTCCAGGCTGTGCGGGCCGTCCTTCTTGACCGTGCGCTCGGCCGCGCCGCCGCCGGCGGTCGTGACGATGATGTGCAGCGCGCCCAGCTTGCCGACCGCCTCCTGCAGCACCTTCTCGGTGCCCTCGAAGTCGGTGACGTCCACCTCGAAGAAGGAACCGCCGATCGCGTCGGCCACTTCCTTGCCCTTCGACTGCGGCCGGTCCAGCACCGCCACGTCGGCGCCCCGCTGCGCCAACAGTTCGGCCGTGGCCTTGCCGAATCCGGAGGCGCCCCCGACGACGATGGCCTTCTTGCCCGAGATCTCCACTGAGTCCCCTTTCCAAAAAATGCTCGAATCGTAAAGCAACCTAGCTGACGTCACCGTTCGGTAAGCCCTCTGGGTCGCCCGCGTGAGTACTTTGGCGGCATGACGGCTCCCGCGACCAAGGCGATGGGCGGTATCGCGGCGGCCGCAGTCGCGCTCGGCGTCACCCAGCTGCTCGCCGCGTTCGTCGGGCCGCAGGCCGACGCCCGCACCGCGGTCGGGTCCGCGGTCATCGACCTCACCCCGGGACCGGCCAAGGAGTGGGCCATCCAGACGTTCGGGACGGCCGACAAGCTGTTCCTGGCGCTGGCGGTGCTGGTGGTGATCGCCGCCGTCGCCGCGGCCACCGCGGCGCTGGAGACCCGACGCGTTCCGGTCGGCAGCATCGCGATCGTCGCGGCCGGGGTCGCGGGCTGTGCGGCGGTGCTGTCGCGCGCGGGTGCAACGCTGGTCGACGTGGTGCCGACGGTGGTGGGCACGGCGTGCGGTGTCGCGGTGCTGCGCCTGCTGCTGTCCGGCCGGTTCACCGACGCCCCGCCGGCCGGCGACAGCGGCCCCGACCCGGGCCGTCGGTTGTCGTTGGTGACGCTCGGTTTCCTGGGCGTCGGCGCCCTGACCGGGGTGGGCGGCGCGGTGCTCGGGCGCCTGAGCACCTCGGTGTCGGGTGACCGCAACGCGTTCGCACTGCCGAAGGTCGACGTGGCCGCCCCACCGGTGCCGCCGACCGTGCAACCCCAAGGCGTCGCGCTGCCGTCGTTCGTGACCAGCAACGCCGACTTCTACCGCATCGACACCGCACTGGCCGTGCCGCAGCTGAGCCGGGAGAACTGGCAGCTGCGCATCCACGGCATGGTGGACCGCGAAATCACTTACAGCTTCGCCGATCTGGAACAGTTCGAGGTGATCGAGAAACTCGTCACGCTGACGTGCGTGTCCAACCCGGTCGGCGGTGATCTGGTCGGCAACGCCGCGTGGACGGGATACCGCGT
The window above is part of the Mycolicibacterium rutilum genome. Proteins encoded here:
- a CDS encoding SDR family NAD(P)-dependent oxidoreductase, which encodes MEISGKKAIVVGGASGFGKATAELLAQRGADVAVLDRPQSKGKEVADAIGGSFFEVDVTDFEGTEKVLQEAVGKLGALHIIVTTAGGGAAERTVKKDGPHSLDTFRKCVDLNLIGTFNISRLAGWQMSQQDLVDDEQEERGVIINTASIAAFEGQIGQVAYTASKAAIAGMCLTMARDMGSLGIRALAIAPSLFATGLTEGIPDEFAKALTKDAAFPKRLGKPEEYAKLVAAIVENPMLNGQCLRLDAGQRFAPK
- a CDS encoding molybdopterin-dependent oxidoreductase, yielding MTAPATKAMGGIAAAAVALGVTQLLAAFVGPQADARTAVGSAVIDLTPGPAKEWAIQTFGTADKLFLALAVLVVIAAVAAATAALETRRVPVGSIAIVAAGVAGCAAVLSRAGATLVDVVPTVVGTACGVAVLRLLLSGRFTDAPPAGDSGPDPGRRLSLVTLGFLGVGALTGVGGAVLGRLSTSVSGDRNAFALPKVDVAAPPVPPTVQPQGVALPSFVTSNADFYRIDTALAVPQLSRENWQLRIHGMVDREITYSFADLEQFEVIEKLVTLTCVSNPVGGDLVGNAAWTGYRVRDLLAPAGIHRDADMVLSMSIDGFTAGTPVDAFTDDRGSLLAVGMNGEPLPTNHGYPARLVVPGLYGYVSATKWVVDLEVTRFDRAEAYWTRLGWSARGPIKTESRIDVPRSGQDVARGPVTFGGVAWAQDRGVRAVEVRIDGPDGEGDWQQADLGASYSNDTWRLWSYRWDATQTGLHTITVRATDNTGAVQTEDIADPVPDGATGWHSVGFAVV
- a CDS encoding MarR family winged helix-turn-helix transcriptional regulator; protein product: MATGTDVIGELFDVVGRFRRQLRRSAGRGFDANGLTQSQVELLRLVGRRPGISVREAAAELALVPNTASTLVSKLAADGMLVRTVDADDRRIGRLHLAEHAQRIADESRAARRATLAAVLDDMSVEQKEDLHRGLVVLAEMTRMLQEKGR
- a CDS encoding phosphotransferase family protein, producing the protein MPDDAQQLPTLSSDHQAAVQDWVRRQGLGDTVSDVEPLTGGTQNIVVRLKVDGRPMVLRRPPAHPRPTSDKTMLREIAALRTLAGTSVPHPGFIAGCEDLSVLGVVFYLMEEIDGFNPGDDMSEAYEQDPAMRHQVGLSYAASLAQLGQVEWEGSPLAELKRPGSFTERQVPQFLRLLESYRHDRYDPATLGVTELSEWLTANLPPDNRPGVMHGDPHLSNVLLRRDRPELAAFVDWEMSTVGDPLLDLGWMLICWPLETSVITAGARLAALGGLASRRELLDAYLAAGGRRTEHLDWYLAMACFKLGIVIEGTWSRFLVGQASREAGEALHANAQNLIDVGTRVAKGDSPFEI
- a CDS encoding sulfite exporter TauE/SafE family protein; the encoded protein is MSWALLFAAGVLGGLTGSIAGLASVATYPALLLAGLPPVTANVTNTVALVFNGIGSVLGSRPELRGQGRWILRTLPVALLGGLAGAVLLLSTPAEGFEKAVPILLGFASVAILLPRRPGDPDRPGNHRVRSVLEALAIFAICIYGGYFGAAAGVLLLALFLRTGHASLAEANAGKNVILGIANAVAAVVFAVLAPVHWWAVLVLGLGCLLGSRLGPVVVRHAPPGPVRVAIGAAGVALAVKLGLDAYG
- the poxB gene encoding ubiquinone-dependent pyruvate dehydrogenase; this translates as MATVADHLIEALRISGVRRVYGLPGDSLNGFTDAIRRSGEISWEHVRHEESAAFAAAADAALTGRLAVCAGSCGPGNLHLINGLFDAQRSRVPVLAIAAHIPRTEIGSEYFQETHPQDLFRECSVYRELVSTPEMAPRIVEMAMRAAVEENGVAVVVIPGEIFSQRGSDWRPRPITATRSVIRPDDESLRQAAALLNDASAVTILGGAGVAGAHDKLIRTAGLLNAPVVHALRGKEFIEYDNPFDVGMTGLLGFASGYKAIKEADILLMLGTDFPYQQFYPDHAKVIQVDIRGRHLGRRTPVDLGLVGSVGDTLDALLPLLRQKSDRAHLDRSLRHYRKTRQRLDELAVNDRDRSPIRPEYVAGLTNQLAGDDAVFTVDVGSPVVWAARYLTMNGRRRLIGSFNHGTMACALPLAIGAQTAFRDRQVIALAGDGGLTMLFGELVTLIQNRLPVKVIVFNNSSLNFVELEMKAAGIVNFGTDLVNPDFAAVATAMGIFGRRVEQPADLQPALAEALAHDGPAVVDVVTARQELSIPPAITVEQAKGFSLYAIRTILAGRADELLDLVTTNVARRILD
- a CDS encoding neutral zinc metallopeptidase, with the translated sequence MNWKRGVVATAVLLVAACSSPDPQIPSSGQSKVAASPDVSKVTIEGDPSAPVNKLAMQAIADLEQYWGEQFPALYDKEFEPIAGGYHAVTEDSPAPPCTTSPDEVAGNAFYCSTEDVVAWDAQLLLPDLQERFGDFAIPVVMAHEWGHAVQTRSNFTARTVTSELQADCFAGAWARHAKDDGVFDVTAADLDTALAGILDLRDTPGTSHIDPNAHGSGFDRVSAFQDGYDNGLARCKDYRDDEPMVLELPFTDVVDAAREGNAPYDSIVNGVPYDIEDYFSQVYPELAGGQQWPPLRSIEPFHPDSPPMCGDTLAEGYVLFYCVPDDYVAWDNEFGMPRVYQQGGDYAVASLLATQWGLAALTRLGDDSDEKTSTLRGDCLAGGYTASVILYNRPDTSTFHISPGDLDEAIKALLVFRGEGDVERQGAGWARVKAFREGVINGAEACLNYED
- a CDS encoding PAS and ANTAR domain-containing protein — its product is MRDTDAAQPDNAKTTDVPTSVGGRVGTFRYFRLEDRWEWSEAVAEMHGYEPGQVNPTTALMMSHKHPDDAASVALLIETVTGQGRPFSSRHRIIDKQGNVHPVLVIGERMRDENGDIIGTQGLYVDLANVDETGTVDAAIADFTEHRSIIEQAKGVLMLTYGISAERAFDILVWRSQDSNTKLRLLARQVVEDFTTTLAVPTELRERADHLLLTAHQRVTAVGARSDAC
- a CDS encoding ABC transporter permease, whose amino-acid sequence is MSVEPVLVRAPRGWRGVRGLALRIGAFALVELQKLRHDRTELLTRMVQPALWLLIFGQTFSALRVIDTGDVSYLAFLAPGIIAQSALFISIFYGIQIIWDRDAGILAKLMVTPAPASAVVTGKAFAAGVRSVVQVVGVVLLAYLLGVHMTVNPLKILAAMGIVVLGSAFFACLSMTLAGLVRNRDRLMGIGQAITMPLFFASNALYPVDVMPEWLRWLSTVNPLSYEVNALRGLLIGTPTNALLDVGVLVVAAVAGVVLASACLRRLVR
- a CDS encoding class I SAM-dependent methyltransferase, whose translation is MTQPTAIVDDSQIAARHRAMWASGDYPRLAAELVAPLGPVLVAATGIGPGDRVLDVAAGTGNAAIPAAEAGADVIASDLCPDLLDHGARLAAERGVTLRWQEANAHALPFDDAEFDVVMSCIGVMFAPFHQRAAAELIRVCRPGGRIGLINWTPQGHIGQLFSTMKPYAPAPPPGAQPPPLWGDEDHVRGLLGTGVTDVVTERRTLPVNHFGTGAEFCDYFKSVYGPTIAAYRTIDGDADRIAELDAAIARIGDSFLAGGSTMEWEYLVLTARRA
- a CDS encoding ATP-binding cassette domain-containing protein; translated protein: MTKTLAIDCRGLSHRYGDFTAVEDFTLQVAPGETVGLLGPNGAGKTTVVRVLTTLTPVQRGDVAVFGLDSRRHTMDIRHNIGYVPQQLSIEQALTGRQNVELFARLYDVPRRERRARVDEALSAMNLHDVADALAGTYSGGMVRRLELAQALVNRPSLLLLDEPTVGLDPIARDGVWAQVQYMQQNFGMTVLLTTHYMEEADALCDRVALMDRGRLQAVGSPAELKKTVSPEATLEDVFRHYAGTDLGEGTSQAGFRAVRSSRRTARRVS